Sequence from the Cloacibacillus sp. genome:
CAATGTTTCCCTATAGGTAAGTTTGCCTTTATAACGGTCTTTCACTCTAAAGAGCGATTCCATCATGTACTGACATGGGGCGCACCCTTCAGAATCAAGTGTGACCACTTCAACAAATAGTTTTCCGTCTTCGATTTCAACGTCCGCGAATCCCTCCGCCTCTGTATCACATGAGGCAAGCGCCTCTTCTAGCGATAAGAAACCGCTGTCTGACGCTGCCTCTTCGTGTAGTACGGCAAATCGGCCGACTGCCTCAAGGTTGCGTTCCGGTGTATCAAATGGAAGATCACATCCAGGTGAAAGGATAAAACCGCTGCGCCCGCCATCCTCTATGCACTTCCTGGCGTCGTCTACGCATTCTTTCGGGCTGCCGAAGAGCAGCGTCGTCGTAAGGTGCATGTTGCCCTCTATTGCAACATTGTATTTTGCCGAAAGCTCTCTCGCAGCAGCAATGCTCACCTGCTCGTCAAAGGCTATGCCGTCTGGAGCGCATTGCATCATCAGCTCTATATTTTTTGTTGCGTCTCCGCAGCAAAAGAGCGTCACAAATTTTCCACGGGACTTCGCCTCTCCTATCGCAGGAGCAACGGTATTGGTCACATATTTTTTAAAATGGCGCGGAGATATCTGGCTCGTCATCGGATCTACCAGCGCTATAACGTCCGCTCCCGCCTCCGCGTACCATGCGACCATTTTCTTCACAACATCCGCACAATATTCGAGGACCCGTTGTGCTCTCTCCGGAGCTTCTATCATGTCCGTAAGAAAGCTTGCACCAGAAAGATGCAGCGCCAGCGTGAAAGGACCGCAAATCAGGCCAAAGATGGCAGTATCTGCTCCCAACGTCTCTTTCAATACCGCAGTCGTCCGAAGCGCGTCCCTGATGCGCCCGAGTTCCTTTGTAAAAACAGGGAGCTCTTCTATATTTTTTGTTTCAAGCACATGCGAAGCCACCGCTGGAGGATTGTTTTTAGACCACTTCAAAGAACACCCCAGCGCTTCCGCCTCTATTTGCAAATCAAATACAGAGCAGACGCCGTCTGCAAGATATCTTTGCGCGGCAGCCGTCACACCGCGCACCATATTCTCGGGAGAGAGAAGGTATTCCGTTGCGTCCATCTCAAGCAGCTTCGCGCAGTGAACTCCGGTAAACGGCACCCACGGCGCACGCTCCACCTCTTCGCAGCGCAGTGATTTAAAGACGAGCTCTTTTCCATTCTGTTTTTTTGTTTTATCTGTCATGGCTATCACCATCACGCCATGTTCATCAGTTTTTTGGCGACAATTACAGCTTCGCTGGCATTTGCTGAATAATTTGCGCCAATTTGGTCGGCAAAAGGCTGAGAGGTAGGAGCTCCACCTATCATTATTGCCACATGAGCGCCTAGCCCCTCTTCGACAACACTGTCGATAACATCTTTCATGGTGGACATAGTGGTGGTGAGCATCGCAGAGATGGCAAGGATGTCAGGAGAGTATTCCCTGATTTTTTCTATGATCTCTTTCACCGGTTTATCTACCCCCATGTGAAGCACTTCAAATCCCGCGCCCTCAAGCATCATCCCTACAAGTTTGATGCCGATGTCATGAAGGTCTCCCTCTACTGTCACCGTGAGTATCTTTCCGGTTTTTCGCACACCGCCGGCGGCAAGGTCCTCTTTTATTATTTCAATGCCGGCCTGTAACGCTTTGGCCGAAACCAGCACCTCAGGAACAAACATCTCTCCGTCACGAAAAAGCGCTCCTACCTCATTCATACCCTTTATCAACCCGTCGTTAAGTATCGCCGAAGCATTTATTCCGCTCGCGCTGGCCGAGGCGACATTTTCTTTTGTTTTGGAAACATTGCCGTCAAGCACAGATTCTGCGATAGCCGCCAGTATTTCATTTACCATAATAGAGTACCCCCCTTATCCAATATTTCGGCGTTAGATTATCTCAAATTTTTCCTGCAACAGATGGTCCGCCGTATTCAGGCAATCCTCTGGGACACCGAAAGCAACGGCCGCAGAGCGTATTTCCGCGAGAGTTTGTTTCTCTATTTGAGGCAGGACGTATTTCTCAGCGTTTTTCTTGAGAAACTTTGTCACTTGCGCGTCAAATTCTTTTTCTTGATCCGTCGCGTAGCGCAATCCTATCTGGGGGATATAGAGCGATTTTTTGAAGTTGCCAAGAGTATGGTCACAGGTGAGATAGTTTCCTCCCTGTCCCGTCGCCATCGTGAGTTCAACCGCCAGTGTGTCGTCGGTGACTGTGATGTCTTTATCGAGATAGGACATCCTGCGGAAAAGTTCCACATCCACGGCAAATTTCTTTGGAGACATCGAGTTAAAACTATCCTGACAGCCGGCTGTGTGCAGAAGAAAATCCAGCCCCTCGTAAAAGCAGGTAGACATTGTCATCATTGATTCAAAAGCTGACTGCATACTGGGGTATGCCGCGTCAGTAATTGCTGCGGGCCCCCTGCTTGGAAGGTTGTAAAATTTAGCGAGCTTCGCGGCGTAGCGTATGCCTACGCACATCTCCGGCGCCCCAAAAATTGCGCGGCTCGTCTTCATGTCTGCACCACTCACTGGAATACCATATATGGCGGGGGCGCCTTCTTCTATCATCTGAGCGAGTGCGATCCCGGAAAGTATCTCCGCGTTTCCTACAGCAATTGCACCGGCAAGTGTTACAGGACCTGTCAGGCCAGTGATAACGCCCGATGTGAACGAGAATGGCTGGCGGTACTCGGCGAGTACGCGGATCACATCTACAGTTCTTGCGTCCATCTGCAGCGGAGAGAGGCTGTCCACAAGATAGACTGTTTTGGGGCTCTTTTTGAACTCCTCTTTGCCTCCAAAGAGTGCCGCGGCCATCTCCATCATCGTCCGCGTTTCTTTCTCTCCTCCAGCTGGGCAGAATAGCACCTTTTCCGATCCGCGCAGCAGTGTATACCACATCAACAGAGTGACGACAGAAGCCTCGTATTCATTTGGCTGGCAAAGGATGCCGCCATTGACATTAAAATCGTCAAGCGACTCTATCTGTTTAAAAAAATACACAAAATCTTTGAGCGTAGAATATCTGGTGCTGCCGTCGAAATCCTGTACATAGGGCGCTCCATAAGCGGGGATGGCGTAATGCGCGCCGCTTCCCATATCCACATTGTATTTCGGGTTGCGCGCCTCTATTGTAAATCTGGCAGGCGCTTTTTCCACGTATTTCATCAGTGTCTTTTCATCTATTTTGACGATATCACCATCAACGGCCGCGCCGTGTTTTCTAAATATGGCAAGCGCCTCAGGGCTCGGATAACGGATGCCTTCTTTCTCAAGCAACTGTATAGAGGCTTCGTGAATCTTCTGTAATTTTTCATCAAAAGTCATTTTGCTCACTCCTTCGATTGAGTATTAAATTTCGTCAGGATCGAAAATTAAGAATAAGAGGTCTAGAAGGGAATCATTGATGAGGTACGAACCAATGATCCCCTCTTTAGTTGAGGCAGCCCTTGGATTTGCGAGAGGTGGTTTAGGGCTTTAGGCAGCTTCAGCCGCCATTGCTTTTTCTTTTGCGGCTTTCTGTTCTTTGAGCAGGGCTCGTTTTTCGCGCGTCACATACTGCCATACGAGCGATGTTACAAGGCCGGTCACGCTAAGTCCAATAAGTATGCTAAAAAATATCTTATAACCAGCGGCTCCGGGGTTTGAATCAAGGCAGATACCGGCAATTATCGGCATGATCATTTCGGTGCTGTAGCCAAGAGGAGTGATGATAGCCGTCGCGGCTCCCGTTGTTGAGAGCGGGTAATCGCCTTCTTCCAAGATTGCGAAATGGAGAGACTGGATACCGTACATAGAAGCATATATTGCGGCGCAGAATACAAGGAGCAAGTAAATGACGGAGGGCTTGCCAGGCATCACTACAAGTGAGACCAGACCTATTGTCATTATAATAAAGAGCACCGTCAGCATCTTCGATGAGCCGACCTTGTCTGCTATCACACCGGTCGCAAAACATCCTACAGGGCGGCAATATTGAGAAAAATATCCCATCGCTGCGGCAAATACCGCCGAGGCTCCGAATACGAGCGTGGCATAAGGTGTAATATAAAAATAGCTGATGATGGTTGAGTACGAAGTGAAAATAATGATAGTGCAAAGCCATGTCGTAGGCATCTTCGCAACTTTCATGAAAGCTTTTTTGTCAAAAACTTTTTTCGAAAGCTCCACCTTTTCTCCCTCGCGCACCTCGGGATCTTTGTACATTTTATAGACAAGAAGCCCCAGCAACAGACAAATTGTGGAATAGACCGTTATGACGGCTGAGAGTGCTGTCTTGTCGCTGAATTTTCCGGCAAGATATCCGAAAAGAGAAAGAATCAGTGCTGACTGCACCATATTGACAACTCCACGGCCACCTTCGAAGAGGCCAAACGCCCTTCCCTGTTCGTCCGAATTGGCGAGAGAACGGATAGCCTTAACAAGCGCACTCCAAAAGGTTACGATGGAGGTAATACCAAGGGCGAGATGTATCCCAAGAACGACGGGGTAGGGCGGATATGTCAGCAGAACAAAGCCCAACAGCCCTGTCGTTACCAAAGAGATAGTCAGCAGATAACGCGTAGGCCACCGGTCGGCAAAGAACCCTCCGCACATATAGCCTATAATGGCTGTTCCGCCGAAGGCGCTTCCAAGAGCACCCATCTGGGTATTGGTGATGTTAAAAAGTTTTACAAAAGCATCATAGTAGTAATATCTGAAATACGGAAGCGCGTAAATCAACGCTCCAGAAACGATAAGTATCAGCAATGTGGGCATATTTCTTTTTAGGCTGCTGCCAGTTGCAGAAGTTGTGCCGACCATCAGTAACATCCTCCTTTTATTTTTTTGAGGATTCGGTTACACTATATTTCGGTGGTTTGAGCATTGTCCCAAAGGCGCATGTTGTAATTTTTTAAATAGAGAAAGTTCCCAGGCTCTCTCCCGTTACGACATGAGCCTCCACCTTTATAGTATCGCTCCTCATGATTTAATACTTTTTCTGCGCGACGCTTCTGTTTTTACATACATTTCAGAAGATGGTCGCATAAATTCTTTGATGTATGCGTTAGCACGCGGCATCCGTCCTTAGTAACCAGGATATCGTCTTCAACACGCACACCGCCTATACCTTCCAGATATATGCCAGGCTCTATGGTAAAAGTCATTCCCTCTTCCAGGATAAGATCATTGACTGGCGTTATATACGGTTCTTCGTGAACGCTGAGGCCCAAACCATGTCCCGTCCTATGCAGAAAATATTCTCCATAGCCTGCGTCGGTTATATATTTTCTTGCGGCTTCGTCTATCGTTTTCGCGGCGACGCCAGGCTGCACAGCAGCGATAGCCGCCAGATTCGCGTTTTTAGCGATGTTGTATATCTTTTCCAGTTCATGATTACCTATGTGTCCCAAGAAAAAGCATCTCGTGATATCGGACCAGTAGTGCTCATAATAGGCGCAGAAGTCGATAAGGATGATATCTCCTTCTTTAAAAGTATAATCTCCAGATACCCCGTGCGGATTAGCCGAATTCTCGGCTCCGAGTACCAGAATTATGAATTCGTCTGTGATGACGCCGGGGATCTTTGCCATATATGTATAGAGCATGAGATTAAGTTCCTTCTCGGTCATGCCTACCGTCACTTTATCAGAAATATATACCAGGGCGTCATCGACGATGTCTGCCGCACGCTGCATGATGCGGATCTCGTCTTCATCTTTATACATACGCAGCCTGGCGACCACATCGCCTATATCTGCGACGCCGTTACATACTTCCTTTAAAATTTCACCTAAAGCCATTGAGTAATATTTAGTCTCAACAGCTAGTTTCGTACATTCCCCAACAGCCCTTTTAATGCTCTCTTTCGGGCCGTCAGCGTCACTATAGACAATTTCCTGCACCCGGCCTTTCATACACCCCTTATCAACTCCCGGATTGACCATAATACGCTTTTCAGTCGTGGCATCCAGGACGAGGCCGTAGAACCTTTCGTAAGGCGTGACATGCACCCCTGTAAAATAGTTGATCGACATCGGATCTCCGAGCAGAGCCTTTTCAAAACCAGCTTTTTGAAGAGCTTCATACGCCTTTTTACAACGGTTTTCAAATACGTTCATCAAACACACTCCTTCTGTTCATGATAAATGAGAAATAGAAACGGACGTCATTAACTTTGACCATATCTCACCTTCTGTCTCATTAAAATTAAACTTCAGATGTTTCGGAGGTTTTATTTTCTACACTGAAATCATAGTAACGTACTATATACTTTTTCTGTTTTTTGAACGACCAGTGTTCATCTTTGATGCAAGAAAAAA
This genomic interval carries:
- a CDS encoding Xaa-Pro peptidase family protein, giving the protein MNVFENRCKKAYEALQKAGFEKALLGDPMSINYFTGVHVTPYERFYGLVLDATTEKRIMVNPGVDKGCMKGRVQEIVYSDADGPKESIKRAVGECTKLAVETKYYSMALGEILKEVCNGVADIGDVVARLRMYKDEDEIRIMQRAADIVDDALVYISDKVTVGMTEKELNLMLYTYMAKIPGVITDEFIILVLGAENSANPHGVSGDYTFKEGDIILIDFCAYYEHYWSDITRCFFLGHIGNHELEKIYNIAKNANLAAIAAVQPGVAAKTIDEAARKYITDAGYGEYFLHRTGHGLGLSVHEEPYITPVNDLILEEGMTFTIEPGIYLEGIGGVRVEDDILVTKDGCRVLTHTSKNLCDHLLKCM
- a CDS encoding trimethylamine methyltransferase family protein — translated: MTFDEKLQKIHEASIQLLEKEGIRYPSPEALAIFRKHGAAVDGDIVKIDEKTLMKYVEKAPARFTIEARNPKYNVDMGSGAHYAIPAYGAPYVQDFDGSTRYSTLKDFVYFFKQIESLDDFNVNGGILCQPNEYEASVVTLLMWYTLLRGSEKVLFCPAGGEKETRTMMEMAAALFGGKEEFKKSPKTVYLVDSLSPLQMDARTVDVIRVLAEYRQPFSFTSGVITGLTGPVTLAGAIAVGNAEILSGIALAQMIEEGAPAIYGIPVSGADMKTSRAIFGAPEMCVGIRYAAKLAKFYNLPSRGPAAITDAAYPSMQSAFESMMTMSTCFYEGLDFLLHTAGCQDSFNSMSPKKFAVDVELFRRMSYLDKDITVTDDTLAVELTMATGQGGNYLTCDHTLGNFKKSLYIPQIGLRYATDQEKEFDAQVTKFLKKNAEKYVLPQIEKQTLAEIRSAAVAFGVPEDCLNTADHLLQEKFEII
- a CDS encoding uroporphyrinogen decarboxylase family protein, whose amino-acid sequence is MTDKTKKQNGKELVFKSLRCEEVERAPWVPFTGVHCAKLLEMDATEYLLSPENMVRGVTAAAQRYLADGVCSVFDLQIEAEALGCSLKWSKNNPPAVASHVLETKNIEELPVFTKELGRIRDALRTTAVLKETLGADTAIFGLICGPFTLALHLSGASFLTDMIEAPERAQRVLEYCADVVKKMVAWYAEAGADVIALVDPMTSQISPRHFKKYVTNTVAPAIGEAKSRGKFVTLFCCGDATKNIELMMQCAPDGIAFDEQVSIAAARELSAKYNVAIEGNMHLTTTLLFGSPKECVDDARKCIEDGGRSGFILSPGCDLPFDTPERNLEAVGRFAVLHEEAASDSGFLSLEEALASCDTEAEGFADVEIEDGKLFVEVVTLDSEGCAPCQYMMESLFRVKDRYKGKLTYRETLIKSLAGIKRVSRLGVKNLPSMLINNELVFDNLIPTDEELILELDTRIVS
- a CDS encoding cobalamin-dependent protein (Presence of a B(12) (cobalamin)-binding domain implies dependence on cobalamin itself, in one of its several forms, or in some unusual lineages, dependence on a cobalamin-like analog.), encoding MVNEILAAIAESVLDGNVSKTKENVASASASGINASAILNDGLIKGMNEVGALFRDGEMFVPEVLVSAKALQAGIEIIKEDLAAGGVRKTGKILTVTVEGDLHDIGIKLVGMMLEGAGFEVLHMGVDKPVKEIIEKIREYSPDILAISAMLTTTMSTMKDVIDSVVEEGLGAHVAIMIGGAPTSQPFADQIGANYSANASEAVIVAKKLMNMA
- a CDS encoding MFS transporter; translated protein: MVGTTSATGSSLKRNMPTLLILIVSGALIYALPYFRYYYYDAFVKLFNITNTQMGALGSAFGGTAIIGYMCGGFFADRWPTRYLLTISLVTTGLLGFVLLTYPPYPVVLGIHLALGITSIVTFWSALVKAIRSLANSDEQGRAFGLFEGGRGVVNMVQSALILSLFGYLAGKFSDKTALSAVITVYSTICLLLGLLVYKMYKDPEVREGEKVELSKKVFDKKAFMKVAKMPTTWLCTIIIFTSYSTIISYFYITPYATLVFGASAVFAAAMGYFSQYCRPVGCFATGVIADKVGSSKMLTVLFIIMTIGLVSLVVMPGKPSVIYLLLVFCAAIYASMYGIQSLHFAILEEGDYPLSTTGAATAIITPLGYSTEMIMPIIAGICLDSNPGAAGYKIFFSILIGLSVTGLVTSLVWQYVTREKRALLKEQKAAKEKAMAAEAA